One Mycolicibacterium sp. ND9-15 genomic window, GGAAACCTTCATCGAGGGCTGACCCCCTTCGCAATTCGTGGAGTCTTACCGGCGCTGAGCGCCGCCGAGGCTCCACGAATCGCGCGTTTTGTAGGGTCCTGTGGTGACGGAAATCTCGCCTGACGACGAACTGGCCACGCTGTCGGAGTTCATCTTCCTCGAGGAGAACGCGCGGCAGGCCGGTGTCGAGTCGGTGCCCCACGTCGAACGCATCGACTCCGGGCCGATCAGTTCCTTGAAGTTCGGCCACGCGCCGCCGCGAGTGGTTTTCCTGCACGGTGGTGCTCAGAACGCGCACACCTGGGACACGGTGATCGTCGGCCTCGGCGAACCGGCGCTGGCTATCGACCTGCCTGGGCATGGTCGCTCGGCATGGCGCGAGGACGGCGTCTACGGGCCGAAGAGCAATGCGGTCACGATCGAACCTGTCGTGCGGGACCTGGCGTCCGACGCCGACTTGGTGGTCGGCATGTCGCTAGGTGGTCTGAGTGCGTTGCGGCTCGCGGTGCAGACGCCGGATCTGGTGCGCCGGCTGGTGCTCGTCGACGTGACGCCGTCAGCGCCGGAGCGGCACCTCGAGATGACCGAGGAGCAGAAGGGCACCGTGGCGTTGGTGCAGGGCGAGCGCATCTTCCCCTCGTTCGACGCGATGCTGGAGAAAACGGTCGCTGCGGCACCGCACCGCGACCGGGAGTCGTTGCGGCGGGGCGTTTTCCACAACGCTCGACGGCTCGAGGACGGCACGTGGACCTGGCGCTACGACGCGATACGCAAAGGCGAGGGCTTCGAAGGGCTGTGGGACGACGTGCCTCGACTGGAGGTGGCGACGACGCTGGTGCGCGGCGCCAACTCGTTCTTCGTCAACGACGACGACGCTGCCGAATTCGCCCGCCGGGCACCGGGGTTCAAGGATGTGCAGATCGTCGAGGATTCCGGCCACTCGGTGCAGAGCGACCAGCCTCTCAAGCTGATCTCGATTCTGCGTGGTGTGCTCGCCGAGCAGCGGTGAGCGACCGCGCCTGTACACAAACCCGCGGCGTGTCGCTGTGCAAGCACGGCCGCTCGCGCAGTGGGGGGCCGGCCCTACGTACGGTTGACACGTGACCTACCCGATCCGAGTCGGCGTGCAACTGCAGCCGCAACACTCCCCGAAATACAGTCATATCCGCGACGCGGTCCGCCGGTGCGAGGACATCGGTGTCGACGTCGCCTTCAACTGGGACCACTTCTTCCTGCTCTACGGCGATCCTGACGGCGCCCATTATGAATGCTGGACCATGCTGGGCGCCTGGGCCGAGCAGACGTCGCGCATCGAGATCGGTGCGTTGGTCACCTGCAACTCCTATCGCAATCCCGAACTGCTGGCCGACATGGCCCGCACGGTCGACCACATCTGCGACGGCCGGCTGATCCTGGGCATCGGGTCGGGTTGGAAGCGAAAGGATTACGACGAGTACGGCTATGAGTTCGGCACCGTGGGCAGCAGGCTCGACGATCTCGCCGCGGCGATGCCACGCATCATGTCGCGCTTCGCGAAGCTCAACCCGCAACCCACCCGCGACATCCCCGTTCTCATCGGCGGCGGCGGCGAGAAGAAGACGCTGCGCCTGGTCGCCGAGCACGGCGACATCTGGCACAGCTTCTCCGACAGTGCCGAGTATCCGCGCAAGGCCGA contains:
- a CDS encoding LLM class F420-dependent oxidoreductase; the protein is MTYPIRVGVQLQPQHSPKYSHIRDAVRRCEDIGVDVAFNWDHFFLLYGDPDGAHYECWTMLGAWAEQTSRIEIGALVTCNSYRNPELLADMARTVDHICDGRLILGIGSGWKRKDYDEYGYEFGTVGSRLDDLAAAMPRIMSRFAKLNPQPTRDIPVLIGGGGEKKTLRLVAEHGDIWHSFSDSAEYPRKAEILAGHCADVGRDPAAIERSAAVSGKTIDALLAEAEALAGLGVTMLTVGVNGPDYDLSEAEALVRWRDRRRNEGD
- a CDS encoding alpha/beta fold hydrolase, whose protein sequence is MTEISPDDELATLSEFIFLEENARQAGVESVPHVERIDSGPISSLKFGHAPPRVVFLHGGAQNAHTWDTVIVGLGEPALAIDLPGHGRSAWREDGVYGPKSNAVTIEPVVRDLASDADLVVGMSLGGLSALRLAVQTPDLVRRLVLVDVTPSAPERHLEMTEEQKGTVALVQGERIFPSFDAMLEKTVAAAPHRDRESLRRGVFHNARRLEDGTWTWRYDAIRKGEGFEGLWDDVPRLEVATTLVRGANSFFVNDDDAAEFARRAPGFKDVQIVEDSGHSVQSDQPLKLISILRGVLAEQR